Proteins encoded by one window of Lathyrus oleraceus cultivar Zhongwan6 chromosome 1, CAAS_Psat_ZW6_1.0, whole genome shotgun sequence:
- the LOC127084310 gene encoding transcription factor bHLH143, translated as MVKAHESWPFPEHVAWPSLYLNGANTLPDPSFCGHSAYLNPALSAFPGFTALATPSLQTDQTNEVRGFVRDPKTEPCLKERNNYGAMQSPNPASLQKKFIIFDRSGNKTRLFYSPVFPLNQSPIDTITQFAQAYDVDQDGRATNFCQKHLPKYSLPDESDQDHVVNEESEMRENTEEINALLYSDDDEDDDDEDDEVTSTYHSPLSKKPFEDIKEDVASSDWPSKRHKLIDGGYARLPPPLDSASSVRLNEPSECVSDAESKYSGRQMYFTRKTEEDNSSFGDIQLRKAKIYESLRILENLTPGAKGKHPLLVIDETIDYLKSLMSQTGMLGVKNH; from the coding sequence ATGGTTAAGGCTCATGAATCTTGGCCTTTCCCAGAGCATGTGGCTTGGCCATCTCTTTATTTGAATGGCGCCAACACATTGCCGGATCCTAGTTTTTGTGGTCATTCAGCATATCTGAATCCCGCTCTCAGTGCATTTCCAGGGTTCACAGCTCTTGCTACTCCAAGCCTGCAGACTGATCAGACCAATGAAGTGCGAGGGTTCGTTCGGGATCCTAAAACAGAACCGTGTTTGAAAGAAAGAAATAATTATGGAGCTATGCAAAGCCCAAATCCTGCATCTTTGCAGAAGAAATTTATTATATTTGACCGGTCTGGTAATAAGACAAGGTTGTTTTATAGTCCTGTCTTCCCACTTAATCAGAGTCCAATTGATACTATTACGCAATTCGCTCAAGCTTATGATGTTGATCAGGATGGACGGGCAACTAATTTTTGTCAAAAACATTTGCCAAAATACAGTTTGCCAGATGAGTCTGATCAGGATCATGTAGTTAACGAAGAAAGTGAAATGCGTGAAAACACAGAAGAAATCAATGCATTACTTTATtctgatgatgatgaggatgatgacGATGAAGACGACGAGGTAACAAGTACATACCATTCTCCATTGAGTAAAAAACCATTTGAGGACATAAAGGAGGATGTTGCTAGCTCTGATTGGCCAAGCAAACGGCATAAGCTAATTGACGGTGGGTATGCAAGATTACCTCCGCCTCTGGACAGTGCTAGTTCAGTAAGACTAAACGAACCATCTGAGTGTGTCAGCGATGCCGAATCCAAATATTCTGGCAGGCAAATGTATTTTACCAGGAAAACCGAAGAGGATAATTCATCCTTTGGTGATATTCAATTGAGAAAGGCTAAAATCTACGAATCATTGAGAATTCTCGAGAACTTAACTCCCGGAGCAAAAGGAAAGCATCCGCTGTTAGTCATTGATGAAACTATCGATTACTTAAAATCTTTGATGTCTCAAACTGGTATGCTTGGGGTAAAAAATCACTAA